A window from Fragaria vesca subsp. vesca linkage group LG5, FraVesHawaii_1.0, whole genome shotgun sequence encodes these proteins:
- the LOC101297062 gene encoding ABC transporter A family member 8-like, protein MAPERSAASFWTQSNALLRKSLTYQKRNIRSNVTLVLIPCFFIFILAVFQTLQNQAEKQVKQLPTTNCGSSNISELSDNCAIPHPQEWAPLLVLPSPDYRAVRSNFLPADLPDESCRSREGGHYSCPVTLLLTGNNQSLGETLAGNMLSNSPLPKSSGDGMEYIAHNVMGSDFSPQGNMFGDYDGFERDEAIIFNVQRHCSPNSSFVVPIREANLQQNISVECVEGLPLWRNTSTEVNNELYKGYRNGNSEGKINEVLGAYDFSNSDKNNFNVSLWYNSSLKYFEVDADQGNESDATLMSLTGSDSILLRLPRAVNLASSAYLRFLKGYGTKMQLDFVKEMPKHETPVQLPDFASMIGPILYTWIILLLFPVVMKSLVYEKQQKLRIMMKMHGLGDGPYWMITYAYFLTVSVVYMLCLVISGSFIGLKIFTLNDYTIQFVFYFFYMNLQIAMSFLIAALFSNLKACTVIGYILVFATGLLGNELFEVFLRDPSFPRYWIIVLELYPGLSLYRGLYELAEFATEAGTVGTVGMRWGDLRDSKSGMREILIIMFMEWFVLIFIAYNLDKVTASVSGKGPLFFLQSCFGKKKKLPSSLRTRTPNAQGQGSTVSIQMDKPDVTQEREKVESLLLDQDSTSHAILCHDLKKVYPGRDGNPEKFAVKGLSLALTRGECFGMLGPNGAGKTSFISMMIGLTRPSSGAAYVHGMDIWTQMDKIHTSMGVCPQHDLLWESLTGREHLLFYGRLKNLKGSALIKAVEESLKSVNLFNGGLADKQAGKYSGGMKRRLSVAISLIGDPKVVYMDEPSSGLDPASRNHLWHVVKAAKQERAILLTTHSMEEAEVLCDRLGIFVDGKLQCIGNPKELKARYGGSYIFTMTTSGDHEKEVEKMVRTLSPSANKVYQLSGTQKFELPRNEVTIAGVFRSVEAAKRQFRVFAWGLTDTTLEDVFIKVATTASS, encoded by the exons ATGGCGCCGGAGCGTTCCGCCGCAAGCTTCTGGACTCAGTCCAATGCCTTGCTCAGAAAGAGCTTAACATATCAG AAACGAAACATCCGCTCCAATGTCACCCTGGTTTTAATACCTTGCTTCTTCATCTTCATTTTGGCTGTCTTCCAAACTTTACAGAACCAAGCGGAGAAACAGGTTAAACAGTTACCAACAACCAATTGTGGATCGTCAAACATATCCGAGCTATCAGACAATTGTGCCATACCTCACCCTCAAGAATGGGCTCCATTGTTGGTGTTACCATCCCCCGATTACCGTGCAGTAAGAAGTAACTTTCTTCCAGCTGACTTGCCGGATGAGTCATGCAGGAGCAGGGAAGGAGGCCACTACTCCTGCCCAGTAACACTACTTCTTACTGGGAATAATCAGTCTTTAGGTGAAA CTCTGGCTGGGAATATGTTGTCGAATTCTCCCCTGCCTAAGTCCTCTGGTGATGGCATGGAATATATAGCTCATAATGTCATG GGTTCAGATTTCTCGCCTCAAGGGAATATGTTTGGTGACTATGATGGGTTTGAGCGTGATGAGGCCATCATCTTTAATGTGCAGCGCCACTGCTCCCCAAATTCTTCATTTGTTGTTCCAATTCGAGAAGCAAATTTGCAGCAAAATATAT CCGTTGAATGTGTTGAAGGGTTGCCTTTGTGGCGCAATACCTCTACGGAGGTAAACAATGAGCTATATAAAGGATACAGAAATGGGAATTCAGAGGGGAAGATTAATGAAGTGCTTGGAG CCTATGATTTCTCTAACTCAGATAAGAATAATTTCAATGTGAGCCTATGGTACAATTCAAGCTTGAAATATTTCGAAGTTGATGCTGACCAGGGGAATGAGAGTGATGCTACATTGATGAGCTTGACTGGGAGTGATTCTATTTTGCTGCGGCTTCCGCGTGCAGTGAATCTG GCCTCTAGTGCCTACCTACGGTTCTTGAAAGGTTATGGAACAAAAATGCAGCTTGATTTTGTCAAAGAAATGCCCAAGCATGAAACCCCAGTACAGCTGCCAGATTTTGCCTCTATGATCGGTCCAATCTTATATACATGGATTATCTTACTGCTCTTCCCT GTTGTGATGAAGTCTCTGGTGTATGAGAAACAACAAAAACTCAGAATCATGATGAAAATGCATGGACTTGGTGATGGACCCTATTGGATGATTACCTATGCCTATTTTCTTACAGTATCTGTGGTGTACATGCTATGTCTTGTTATATCTGGCTCATTTATAG GGCTAAAGATTTTCACACTAAATGACTACACCATCCAGTTTGTTTTCTACTTCTTCTATATGAATTTGCAAATAGCGATGTCCTTTCTGATAGCTGCATTGTTCTCCAACTTAAAGGCTTGTACAG TTATAGGTTACATACTGGTCTTTGCAACCGGGCTTTTAGGAAATGAACTTTTTGAAGTCTTTTTAAGAGATCCATCATTCCCTA GATACTGGATCATTGTTCTTGAGTTGTATCCTGGCTTGTCTCTGTATCGTGGCCTATACGAGCTAGCAGAATTCGCCACTGAAGCAGGCACAGTGGGGACAGTTGGGATGCGATGGGGAGATTTGAGAGACAGCAAGAGTGGGATGAGAGAAATCTTGATTATCATGTTCATGGAGTGGTTTGTGCTGATTTTTATTGCATATAACTTGGATAAAGTTACAGCATCTGTAAGTGGAAAAGGTCCTCTATTTTTCTTGCAAAGCTGCTTTGGAAAGAAGAAAAAACTTCCCTCATCTCTTAGGACTAGGACACCTAATGCACAGGGGCAGGGATCTACTGTTTCTATTCAGATGGACAAACCTGATGTTACTCAAGAG AGGGAAAAGGTTGAGAGTCTGCTATTGGATCAAGATAGTACAAGTCACGCGATCCTTTGCCATGACCTGAAAAAGGTGTATCCAGGAAGAGATGGAAACCCTGAGAAGTTTGCAGTGAAAGGGTTGTCTCTTGCATTGACGCGAGGGGAATGCTTTGGCATGCTTGGTCCCAATGGTGCAGGGAAGACCTCTTTTATTAGCATG ATGATTGGTCTGACTAGACCAAGCTCCGGTGCAGCATATGTTCATGGTATGGACATTTGGACACAAATGGATAAAATACATACCAGCATGGGGGTTTGTCCACAGCATGA CTTACTATGGGAGAGCCTGACTGGAAGGGAGCATTTGCTGTTTTATGGCAGACTTAAGAATCTCAAAGGTTCTGCCTTAATAAAA GCTGTGGAAGAGTCTTTGAAGAGTGTTAATCTGTTCAATGGTGGACTTGCTGACAAACAGGCTGGGAAATATAGTGGAGGTATGAAGAGGAGGCTTAGCGTCGCAATTTCACTAATAGGGGATCCGAAG GTTGTCTACATGGATGAGCCTAGTAGTGGACTAGATCCAGCTTCAAGAAACCATCTATGGCATGTTGTAAAGGCTGCAAAACAGGAGCGAGCAATCCTTTTAACCA CACATTCCATGGAAGAGGCAGAGGTCCTCTGTGATCGACTAGGAATTTTCGTGGATGGCAAATTGCAGTGTATAGGAAATCCGAAAGAG CTGAAGGCTAGATATGGAGGATCGTACATCTTCACAATGACCACAAGTGGGGATCATGAGAAAGAAGTTGAGAAGATGGTTCGGACACTATCACCCAGTGCCAACAAGGTATACCAACTCTCGGGGACACAGAAGTTTGAGCTGCCCAGAAATGAGGTCACTATCGCCGGTGTCTTCCGATCTGTGGAGGCTGCAAAACGGCAATTCAGGGTGTTTGCTTGGGGACTCACTGACACTACTTTGGAGGATGTCTTCATCAAGGTTGCTACAACCGCATCATCATAA